The proteins below are encoded in one region of Micromonospora sp. DSM 45708:
- a CDS encoding class I SAM-dependent methyltransferase has product MARIAYDDTDAAAFAATRHLADDGLTAWREAVARHLAPRPGMRLLDLGAGTGSWADAFTTWFPGLHVVAVEPSPAMRARAAFRPLLGGDAAGIPLGDGSVDGAWLSTVIHHVPDLVAAARELRRVVRPGGPVLIRSAFAGRHRAITLFRYFPEAVRVLDTYPGVTEVGSAFAGAGFPAASVEPVPQVTATSLREAAVTLRREAHTPLQLITDDEYAAGVARLCEAARAGTGPVIDALDLLVVR; this is encoded by the coding sequence ATGGCCCGCATCGCGTACGACGACACCGACGCGGCGGCGTTCGCGGCGACCCGGCACCTCGCCGACGACGGACTCACCGCGTGGCGGGAGGCGGTCGCCCGGCACCTCGCCCCGCGGCCCGGCATGCGCCTGCTCGACCTGGGCGCCGGCACCGGGAGCTGGGCCGACGCGTTCACCACGTGGTTCCCGGGCCTGCATGTCGTCGCGGTCGAGCCGTCGCCGGCGATGCGCGCCCGCGCCGCGTTCCGGCCGCTCCTGGGCGGCGACGCGGCGGGCATCCCGCTCGGCGACGGCAGCGTCGACGGCGCGTGGCTCTCCACCGTGATCCACCACGTGCCCGACCTCGTCGCCGCGGCGCGTGAGCTGCGCCGGGTCGTGCGGCCCGGCGGCCCGGTGCTCATCCGCTCGGCGTTCGCCGGCCGGCACCGGGCGATCACGCTGTTCCGCTACTTCCCGGAGGCCGTGCGCGTGCTCGACACGTACCCCGGCGTCACCGAGGTCGGGTCGGCCTTCGCCGGTGCCGGCTTTCCCGCCGCGTCCGTCGAGCCGGTCCCGCAGGTCACCGCGACGTCACTGCGGGAGGCGGCGGTCACGCTGCGCCGGGAGGCGCACACGCCGCTTCAGTTGATCACCGACGACGAGTACGCGGCGGGCGTGGCGCGACTGTGCGAGGCCGCCCGGGCCGGCACCGGGCCGGTGATCGACGCGTTGGACCTGCTGGTCGTGCGCTGA
- a CDS encoding dihydrodipicolinate synthase family protein — protein MTARITLPTPGGGTETMTLREPAGWRRPAAPPASRIAYAAAHVVADPYADNAPDAPARLDWDATLAVRRDLWSWGLGVAEAMDTAQRGMGLDWAATRELIRRSAAEAAACGGRIVAGAATDQLTGVPDTLDEVVAAYAEQVAFVQECGAVAVVMASRQLAALATGPDDYLRVYQQVLGATGAPVVLHWLGDMFDPALAGYWGSTDLDDATTTFVALVHAHADVIDGVKVSLLDAGREVRLRELLPPTVKVYTGDDYHYPELIAGDGERSSHALLGAFAAIAPAASAALQRLDAGDQAGFRAVLDPTVPLSRHVFAPPTRYYKTGIAFLAWLNGRQPGFTMVGGLHGGRGVPHLVETFRLADAAGLLLDPELAAHRMRGYLAVAGVTG, from the coding sequence GTGACCGCACGGATCACGCTGCCCACCCCGGGCGGCGGCACCGAGACGATGACGCTGCGGGAACCGGCGGGGTGGCGGCGGCCGGCCGCGCCGCCGGCCAGCCGGATCGCGTACGCGGCGGCACACGTGGTCGCCGACCCGTACGCCGACAACGCCCCCGACGCGCCCGCGCGGCTGGACTGGGACGCCACCCTCGCGGTGCGGCGCGACCTGTGGTCGTGGGGGCTCGGCGTGGCCGAGGCGATGGACACCGCGCAGCGCGGCATGGGGCTGGACTGGGCGGCCACCCGCGAGCTGATCCGGCGCAGCGCCGCCGAGGCCGCCGCCTGCGGCGGGCGCATCGTCGCCGGGGCGGCCACCGACCAGCTCACCGGCGTGCCCGACACGCTCGACGAGGTGGTCGCCGCGTACGCCGAGCAGGTCGCGTTCGTGCAGGAGTGCGGCGCGGTCGCGGTGGTGATGGCCAGCCGGCAGCTCGCCGCGCTCGCCACCGGCCCCGACGACTACCTGCGCGTCTACCAGCAGGTGCTGGGCGCCACCGGCGCGCCGGTGGTGCTGCACTGGCTCGGCGACATGTTCGACCCGGCGCTCGCCGGCTACTGGGGCTCGACCGACCTGGACGACGCCACCACGACGTTCGTCGCGCTGGTGCACGCGCACGCCGACGTGATCGACGGCGTGAAGGTGTCGCTGCTCGACGCCGGCCGGGAGGTGCGGCTGCGGGAACTGCTGCCACCCACCGTGAAGGTCTACACCGGCGACGACTACCACTACCCGGAGCTGATCGCCGGCGACGGCGAACGGTCCAGCCACGCGCTGCTCGGCGCGTTCGCGGCCATCGCCCCGGCCGCGTCGGCCGCGCTGCAACGCCTCGACGCCGGCGACCAGGCCGGCTTCCGGGCGGTCCTGGACCCGACCGTGCCGCTGTCCCGGCACGTGTTCGCCCCGCCCACGCGGTACTACAAGACCGGCATCGCGTTCCTCGCCTGGCTGAACGGCCGGCAACCCGGCTTCACCATGGTCGGCGGGCTGCACGGCGGGCGCGGCGTCCCGCACCTGGTGGAGACGTTCCGGCTGGCTGACGCCGCCGGGCTGCTGCTCGATCCGGAGCTGGCGGCACACCGGATGCGCGGGTACCTCGCCGTGGCGGGGGTGACCGGATGA
- a CDS encoding PQQ-dependent sugar dehydrogenase, with translation MTGRLALAVATVTATALVATPTVAATAAPGTAAPPPDSAFQKVTLNDSPGEPMDLAVLPDRRVLHVTRAGEVWLHNPATGRNTIAATLDVYRHDEEGLQNVAVDPNFGRGGNNWVYLYYSPPMNTPVDDPATPGVNEGDAPGWGTAEDFAPFRGVLRLSRFRLVKDRLDLRTEQQILDVPVDRGICCHVGGDIVFDAEGNLYLSTGDDTNPFESGGYAPIDERPGRNPAYDAQRTAANTNDLRGKILRIRVAADGSYSIPAGNLFREGTPRTRPEIYLMGVRNPFRIEVNRGTGELYVADYSPDAREADPTRGPAGHGKWLSTRRAGNFGWPYCATADLPYVDHDFATGASGAPFDCAAPVNDSPHNTGLRALPPVQQPQVAYTYGDSPRFPELGDGGIGPMAGPAYDFDRRTTRGRTAVGWPSYYAGLPLFYEWTRDYVKAFRQDRRGAVTGIEPVLPSVVFDNPMDLEFGPDGALYVLEYGDGYFSENPDAQLARIDHIGWTGNHTPVPRASATPTAGATPLTVAFSSAGTIDADGDRLRYEWYLDDDNRVDSRAPNPTFTYRENGLYRATLKVTDRAGRSASTEVRIAVGNAAPVVELVNPVEGQSFSFGDTVAFEVRVTDDQPVDCARVTVTYILGHDSHGHPQTTASGCTGSITTTVPEGHDPGTDNLTGVFVASYTDTGSDGLPALTGTDQVVLVPSA, from the coding sequence TTGACTGGACGACTCGCACTCGCGGTGGCCACCGTTACCGCCACCGCCCTCGTCGCCACCCCCACCGTCGCCGCCACCGCCGCACCGGGCACCGCCGCCCCGCCGCCGGACAGCGCCTTCCAGAAGGTCACCCTCAACGACAGTCCCGGCGAGCCGATGGACCTGGCCGTGCTGCCCGACCGCCGGGTGCTGCACGTGACCCGCGCCGGCGAGGTCTGGTTGCACAACCCCGCCACCGGCCGCAACACGATCGCCGCCACGTTGGACGTCTACCGGCACGACGAGGAGGGCCTGCAGAACGTCGCCGTCGACCCGAACTTCGGGCGGGGCGGCAACAACTGGGTGTACCTCTACTACTCGCCGCCGATGAACACGCCCGTCGACGATCCCGCCACCCCGGGCGTCAACGAGGGCGACGCGCCCGGCTGGGGCACCGCCGAGGACTTCGCGCCGTTCCGGGGCGTGCTGCGCCTGTCCCGGTTCCGCCTGGTCAAGGACCGGCTGGACCTGCGCACCGAGCAGCAGATCCTGGACGTGCCGGTCGACCGGGGCATCTGCTGCCACGTCGGCGGCGACATCGTCTTCGACGCCGAGGGCAACCTCTACCTGTCCACCGGCGACGACACCAACCCGTTCGAGTCCGGCGGCTACGCGCCCATCGACGAGCGGCCGGGCCGCAACCCGGCGTACGACGCGCAGCGCACCGCCGCCAACACCAACGACCTGCGCGGCAAGATCCTGCGGATCAGGGTCGCGGCCGACGGGTCGTACTCGATCCCGGCGGGCAACCTGTTCCGTGAGGGGACGCCCCGCACCCGCCCGGAGATCTACCTGATGGGCGTGCGCAACCCGTTCCGCATCGAGGTGAACCGGGGCACCGGTGAGCTGTACGTCGCGGACTACTCGCCGGACGCGCGGGAGGCGGACCCGACGCGCGGGCCGGCCGGGCACGGCAAGTGGCTGTCCACCCGCCGGGCCGGCAACTTCGGCTGGCCGTACTGCGCCACCGCCGACCTGCCCTACGTGGACCACGACTTCGCCACCGGCGCGTCCGGGGCCCCGTTCGACTGCGCCGCCCCGGTCAACGACTCACCGCACAACACCGGGCTGCGCGCGCTGCCACCGGTGCAGCAGCCGCAGGTGGCCTACACGTACGGCGACTCGCCGCGGTTCCCGGAGCTGGGCGACGGCGGCATCGGCCCGATGGCCGGCCCGGCGTACGACTTCGACAGGCGCACCACCCGGGGGCGCACCGCGGTCGGCTGGCCGTCCTACTACGCCGGGCTGCCGCTGTTCTACGAGTGGACCCGCGACTACGTCAAGGCGTTCCGGCAGGACCGGCGCGGCGCGGTGACCGGGATCGAGCCGGTGCTGCCCTCGGTGGTCTTCGACAACCCGATGGACCTGGAGTTCGGCCCGGACGGCGCGCTCTACGTGCTGGAGTACGGCGACGGCTACTTCAGCGAGAACCCGGACGCGCAGCTCGCCCGCATCGACCACATCGGCTGGACCGGCAACCACACGCCGGTGCCGCGGGCCTCGGCGACGCCCACCGCCGGCGCCACCCCGCTGACGGTCGCTTTCTCCAGCGCCGGCACCATCGACGCGGACGGTGACCGGCTGCGCTACGAGTGGTACCTCGACGACGACAACCGGGTCGACTCCCGGGCGCCGAACCCGACGTTCACCTACCGGGAGAACGGCCTCTACCGCGCCACGCTGAAGGTCACCGACCGCGCCGGCCGGTCCGCCTCCACCGAGGTACGGATCGCGGTCGGCAACGCCGCCCCGGTGGTGGAGCTGGTCAACCCGGTCGAGGGTCAGTCGTTCTCGTTCGGCGACACGGTCGCGTTCGAGGTCCGCGTGACCGACGACCAGCCGGTGGACTGCGCCCGGGTCACCGTCACCTACATCCTCGGCCACGACAGCCACGGGCACCCGCAGACCACGGCCAGCGGCTGCACCGGCTCGATCACCACCACCGTCCCGGAGGGCCACGACCCCGGGACCGACAATCTCACCGGCGTGTTCGTCGCCAGCTACACCGACACCGGAAGCGACGGGCTGCCGGCGCTGACCGGCACCGACCAGGTCGTCCTGGTCCCCTCCGCGTAA
- a CDS encoding sugar phosphate isomerase/epimerase family protein → MTADPRLAKLSLNQRTTERWSVREAVDGCVRAGIPAIGLWREPVAEIGVPAAAKLVADAGLRVSSLCRGGFLTADGEAARAEALADNRRAVDEAAGLGTDCLVLVVGGLPPGSRDLAGARQRVADALAELAPYAGERGVRLALEPLHPMYCADRAVLSTLGQALDLAEAFPVDQVGVVVDTFHVWWDPDVWRQIARAGARIASFQVCDFLTPLPADVLLGRGMMGDGHIDFPPLRRAVQAAGYTGDTEVEIFNAEVWATDPDRVLATMAERYVELVLAD, encoded by the coding sequence ATGACCGCCGATCCGCGGCTGGCCAAGCTGTCGCTCAACCAGCGCACCACCGAACGCTGGTCGGTCCGGGAGGCGGTCGACGGCTGTGTCCGCGCCGGCATCCCGGCGATCGGGCTGTGGCGCGAGCCGGTCGCCGAGATCGGCGTACCGGCCGCCGCGAAGCTGGTCGCGGACGCCGGGCTGCGGGTCTCCTCGCTGTGTCGGGGCGGGTTCCTCACCGCCGACGGGGAGGCCGCGCGGGCCGAGGCGCTGGCCGACAACCGGCGTGCCGTCGACGAGGCGGCCGGCCTCGGCACCGACTGTCTGGTGCTGGTCGTCGGCGGCCTGCCGCCCGGCTCCCGCGACCTGGCCGGCGCGCGGCAGCGGGTCGCCGACGCGCTCGCCGAGCTGGCCCCGTACGCGGGCGAGCGCGGCGTGCGCCTGGCGCTGGAGCCGCTGCACCCGATGTACTGCGCCGACCGGGCGGTGCTGTCCACGCTCGGGCAGGCGCTCGACCTGGCCGAGGCGTTCCCGGTCGACCAGGTCGGCGTCGTGGTGGACACGTTCCACGTCTGGTGGGACCCGGACGTGTGGCGGCAGATCGCCCGCGCCGGGGCGCGGATCGCCAGCTTCCAGGTGTGCGACTTCCTCACCCCGCTGCCGGCCGACGTGCTGCTCGGCCGCGGGATGATGGGCGACGGGCACATCGACTTCCCGCCGCTGCGCCGCGCCGTGCAGGCGGCCGGCTACACCGGGGACACCGAGGTGGAGATCTTCAACGCCGAGGTGTGGGCGACCGACCCGGACCGGGTCCTGGCCACCATGGCCGAGCGCTACGTCGAGCTGGTGCTGGCCGACTGA
- a CDS encoding sugar phosphate isomerase/epimerase family protein: MCYGFDGEGALRQSLDRRNLLRGSLAALAGVGLAIGLGATAAQAGGGHQHGRRHVPKELISLQLWTVRDALNGAPGYDATLAQLARIGYPRVELALGYFGRTAKELRRFLDGIGIRATSSHDGIAADAAALEQKIANARTLGQRFMVVPYLNSDREDDWKRWAEQMNVEAAAARKAGLRYGYHNHAHEFTIDFGNGRRPWDVLTEELDPRLVHLEIDLYWAVTGGINSGEGVDDPEGFALDVIRCAPQRVLQYHVKDRDPVTGDMADLGTGMIDFARIFRRHQVLEYIVENDTPDVTPQRTAEVGYRYLRRLTY, from the coding sequence ATGTGTTACGGATTCGACGGGGAGGGCGCGCTGCGGCAGTCCCTCGACCGGCGCAACCTGCTGCGCGGCTCGCTGGCGGCGCTGGCCGGCGTCGGCCTGGCCATCGGGCTCGGCGCGACCGCGGCCCAGGCCGGGGGTGGGCACCAGCACGGCCGGCGGCACGTGCCGAAGGAGCTGATCAGCCTTCAGCTCTGGACGGTCCGCGACGCGCTGAACGGCGCACCCGGCTACGACGCGACGCTGGCCCAGCTGGCCCGCATCGGCTACCCGCGGGTGGAGCTGGCGCTCGGCTACTTCGGCCGCACCGCGAAGGAGCTGCGCCGGTTCCTCGACGGCATCGGCATCCGGGCCACCTCCAGCCACGACGGGATCGCCGCCGACGCCGCCGCGTTGGAGCAGAAGATCGCTAACGCCCGTACGCTGGGCCAGCGGTTCATGGTGGTGCCGTACCTGAACTCCGACCGCGAGGACGACTGGAAGCGTTGGGCGGAGCAGATGAACGTGGAGGCCGCCGCCGCGCGCAAGGCCGGCCTGCGGTACGGCTACCACAACCACGCGCACGAGTTCACCATCGACTTCGGCAACGGCCGACGCCCGTGGGACGTACTGACCGAGGAGTTGGACCCGCGCCTGGTGCACCTGGAGATCGACCTGTACTGGGCGGTGACCGGTGGCATCAACTCGGGTGAGGGCGTCGACGACCCGGAGGGCTTCGCGCTCGACGTCATCCGGTGCGCGCCGCAGCGGGTGCTGCAGTACCACGTCAAGGACCGCGACCCGGTCACCGGCGACATGGCCGATCTGGGCACCGGGATGATCGACTTCGCCCGGATCTTCCGCCGGCACCAGGTGCTGGAGTACATCGTGGAGAACGACACCCCGGACGTGACGCCGCAGCGGACCGCCGAGGTCGGCTACCGCTACCTGCGTCGCCTGACCTACTGA
- a CDS encoding Gfo/Idh/MocA family protein → MERTSIGIILNGVTGRMGYRQHLVRSLLAIREQGGLPARDGSRIWPELTLVGRNEARLAEIAARHGLTSYTTDLAAALADDSHQIYFDAQVTAQREKAIRAAIEAGKHIYTEKPLAEGLDASLELARLAAARGVRNGVVQDKLFLPGLRKLKRLVDGGFFGRILSVRGEFGYWVFEGDWQDAQRPSWNYRAEDGGGITVDMFPHWHYVLEQILGPVTAVTAVTATHIPERVDENGVTYPATADDAAYGIFELAGGVIAQINSSWAVRVYRDELVEFQVDGTHGSAVAGLRDCRIQHRGTTPMPVWNPDLPVTEPFRAQWQTVPDNADYDNGFKVQWEAFLRHVVDGEPFPWDFLAGARGVQLAEAGLRSAREGRRVEIEEIDR, encoded by the coding sequence GTGGAGCGCACGTCTATCGGGATCATCCTCAACGGCGTGACCGGGCGGATGGGCTACCGGCAACACCTCGTCCGGTCCCTGCTCGCGATCCGGGAGCAGGGTGGGCTGCCCGCCCGCGACGGCAGCCGGATCTGGCCGGAGCTGACCCTGGTCGGCCGCAACGAGGCCCGGCTCGCCGAGATCGCCGCCCGGCACGGGCTCACCTCGTACACCACCGATCTGGCCGCGGCGCTCGCCGACGACAGCCACCAGATCTACTTCGACGCGCAGGTGACCGCCCAGCGGGAGAAGGCGATCCGGGCGGCGATCGAGGCCGGCAAGCACATCTACACCGAGAAGCCGCTCGCCGAAGGGCTGGACGCGTCGCTGGAGCTGGCCCGGCTCGCCGCCGCCAGGGGCGTCCGGAACGGCGTGGTGCAGGACAAGCTGTTCCTGCCCGGCCTGCGCAAGCTCAAGCGGCTGGTCGACGGCGGGTTCTTCGGCCGGATCCTGTCGGTGCGCGGCGAGTTCGGCTACTGGGTGTTCGAGGGCGACTGGCAGGACGCGCAGCGGCCGAGCTGGAACTACCGCGCCGAGGACGGCGGCGGCATCACCGTCGACATGTTCCCGCACTGGCACTACGTGCTGGAGCAGATCCTCGGCCCGGTCACCGCCGTCACCGCGGTCACCGCCACGCACATCCCGGAGCGGGTCGACGAGAACGGCGTCACCTACCCGGCCACCGCCGACGACGCCGCGTACGGGATCTTCGAGCTGGCCGGCGGCGTCATCGCGCAGATCAACTCCTCCTGGGCGGTCCGGGTGTACCGGGACGAGCTGGTCGAGTTCCAGGTCGACGGCACGCACGGCAGCGCGGTCGCCGGGCTGCGGGACTGCCGCATCCAGCACCGGGGCACCACCCCGATGCCGGTGTGGAACCCGGACCTGCCGGTCACCGAGCCGTTCCGCGCGCAGTGGCAGACCGTGCCGGACAACGCCGACTACGACAACGGGTTCAAGGTGCAGTGGGAGGCGTTCCTGCGACACGTCGTCGACGGCGAGCCGTTCCCGTGGGACTTCCTGGCCGGCGCGCGCGGCGTGCAGCTCGCCGAGGCCGGGCTGCGGTCCGCCCGGGAGGGGCGGCGGGTCGAGATCGAGGAGATCGACAGGTGA
- a CDS encoding LacI family DNA-binding transcriptional regulator, which produces MQPRTHVTLEDVARAADVSLATASRALNGMRVTPHLRDRVLAAAAQLAYTPNAHARALAGASHRTVGVICHDVTDPYFAAIAGGVMRIAGANDLLVMLASTLGDPEREIAYVSMLRAERAPAILLIGSGFEDTHWERAMEAELKPYLDGGGRVAVVSRHRSLKVDSVLPENRAGAAAMARALLELGHRRFAVLSGPRALTTVIDRLGGFGDELAAAGVTLDPADVVEGPFTRDGGYQAMTELLTRGLAATCVFALTDVMAIGAYAALRDHGLSVPGDVSVAGFDDIPIVRDLTPPLTTVALPLREIGEKVMELAITENTTRRRRMLRMTGEVVLRASTAKVGA; this is translated from the coding sequence ATGCAGCCACGGACGCACGTGACCCTGGAGGACGTGGCCCGGGCCGCCGACGTCTCACTGGCCACGGCCTCCCGCGCGCTCAACGGCATGCGGGTCACCCCCCACCTGCGCGATCGCGTCCTGGCCGCCGCCGCGCAACTCGCGTACACCCCGAACGCGCACGCCCGCGCGCTGGCCGGCGCCTCGCACCGCACCGTCGGCGTCATCTGCCACGACGTCACCGACCCCTACTTCGCCGCCATCGCCGGCGGGGTCATGCGGATCGCCGGCGCCAACGACCTGCTGGTCATGCTCGCCAGCACGCTCGGCGACCCGGAGCGCGAGATCGCGTACGTCTCGATGCTGCGCGCCGAGCGCGCCCCGGCCATCCTGCTCATCGGCTCCGGCTTCGAGGACACCCACTGGGAGCGGGCCATGGAGGCCGAGCTGAAGCCCTACCTCGACGGCGGCGGCCGGGTCGCCGTGGTCAGCCGGCACCGCAGCCTCAAGGTCGACAGCGTGCTGCCGGAGAACCGGGCCGGCGCCGCCGCCATGGCCCGCGCCCTGCTGGAGCTGGGCCACCGCCGCTTCGCGGTGCTCTCCGGCCCCCGGGCGCTCACCACCGTCATCGACCGGCTCGGCGGCTTCGGCGACGAACTGGCCGCCGCCGGCGTCACACTCGACCCGGCCGACGTGGTCGAGGGGCCGTTCACCCGCGACGGCGGCTACCAGGCGATGACCGAGCTGCTCACCCGCGGCCTGGCCGCCACCTGCGTGTTCGCGCTGACCGACGTGATGGCCATCGGCGCGTACGCGGCGCTGCGCGACCACGGGCTCTCGGTGCCCGGTGACGTCTCCGTCGCCGGGTTCGACGACATCCCGATCGTCCGTGACCTCACCCCGCCGCTGACCACCGTGGCGTTGCCGCTGCGCGAGATCGGCGAGAAGGTGATGGAGCTGGCGATCACCGAGAACACCACCCGCCGCCGGCGGATGCTGCGCATGACCGGCGAGGTGGTCCTGCGCGCCAGCACCGCCAAGGTGGGCGCGTGA